A genomic window from Candidatus Fusobacterium pullicola includes:
- the udp gene encoding uridine phosphorylase — protein sequence MKYAEEGMQYHIGLRKGDVGKYVILPGDPKRCEKIAKHFDNAKLIADSREYVTYTGYLDGVKVSVTSTGIGGPSASIALEELVRVGADTFLRVGTCGGMQPEIMGGDLVIATGAIRMEGTSKEYAPIEFPAVANLDITNALVQAAKELKKKYHVGIVQCKDAFYGQHEPETKPVDYELINKWNAWVRLGCKASEMESAALFVVGDYLKVRVGSSFLVVANQEREKLGLENPVIHDTESAIEITVQAIRNLIKQDKEAGIL from the coding sequence ATGAAATATGCTGAAGAAGGAATGCAGTATCATATAGGTTTAAGAAAGGGTGATGTTGGAAAATATGTAATTCTACCTGGTGACCCTAAACGTTGTGAAAAAATAGCAAAACATTTTGACAATGCTAAACTTATTGCTGATAGTAGAGAGTATGTTACTTATACTGGATATCTAGATGGAGTTAAAGTTAGTGTTACTTCTACTGGAATTGGAGGACCTTCTGCTTCTATAGCTCTAGAAGAACTTGTAAGAGTTGGAGCAGATACATTCTTAAGAGTTGGTACTTGTGGTGGAATGCAGCCTGAAATTATGGGTGGAGATCTAGTTATAGCTACTGGAGCCATTCGTATGGAGGGAACTAGCAAGGAGTATGCACCTATAGAGTTTCCTGCTGTTGCAAATTTAGATATCACTAACGCTTTAGTTCAAGCAGCTAAAGAATTAAAGAAAAAGTACCATGTAGGTATTGTTCAATGTAAGGATGCTTTTTATGGACAACATGAGCCTGAAACAAAACCTGTTGATTATGAATTAATAAATAAATGGAATGCTTGGGTACGTTTAGGATGCAAAGCATCAGAAATGGAATCTGCTGCTCTATTTGTTGTAGGTGATTATTTAAAAGTACGTGTTGGTTCATCTTTTTTAGTTGTAGCAAATCAAGAAAGAGAAAAATTAGGTCTTGAAAATCCTGTTATCCACGATACTGAATCAGCTATTGAGATCACTGTACAAGCAATTCGTAATCTAATTAAACAAGATAAAGAAGCTGGTATTTTATAA
- a CDS encoding NupC/NupG family nucleoside CNT transporter: protein MKGTIILIGIVVLFGLLYLISSHKKEIKFSIVIKGILAQFIIALLLVKFPFGRTVVSKVSDVVTQILSYGFNGLSFVFGSLADPSQPTGFIFIIGALGNIIFLSAFVAALFYLGILGTIVKVIGKVVGKILGTTQVESFVAVANMFLGQTESPILVSKYLGNMTQSEIMVVLVSGMGSMSATIIGGYTALGIPMEYLLTASALVPFGSIAISKVLLPEVEHAKVVENVSMDRKGHHENIISAVTEGAVNGIQAVIAIAASLVAFISIVSLINGILGTFGMSLERIFSYIFSPFGFFMGLDGENIFYAGELLGFKLVLNEFVAFQNLGQHIASLDYRTGLMLSIAMAGFANFSSMGICISGISILCPEKRPVLARLAFKAMIGGFAVSILSAMVVGFITII, encoded by the coding sequence ATGAAAGGTACTATAATTTTAATTGGTATAGTTGTATTATTTGGACTACTGTATCTTATCTCATCACATAAGAAGGAGATTAAATTTTCAATAGTTATTAAGGGAATTTTAGCTCAATTTATTATAGCTCTACTTCTAGTTAAATTCCCTTTTGGTAGAACTGTCGTTTCTAAAGTTTCAGATGTTGTTACTCAAATACTTAGTTATGGGTTCAATGGATTATCTTTTGTATTTGGTAGTTTAGCTGACCCTAGTCAACCTACTGGTTTTATATTCATAATCGGTGCTCTTGGGAACATCATATTTCTTTCAGCATTTGTAGCTGCTCTTTTCTACTTAGGTATATTAGGAACTATTGTTAAAGTTATCGGTAAAGTAGTTGGTAAAATATTAGGGACTACACAAGTTGAAAGTTTCGTAGCTGTTGCTAATATGTTCTTAGGACAAACTGAAAGTCCTATACTTGTTAGTAAGTACTTAGGAAATATGACTCAAAGTGAGATAATGGTAGTATTAGTTTCAGGAATGGGAAGTATGTCTGCTACAATTATTGGAGGATATACTGCTCTAGGAATTCCAATGGAATATCTACTTACAGCTTCTGCCTTAGTTCCATTTGGAAGTATAGCTATATCAAAAGTTTTATTACCAGAAGTTGAGCATGCTAAAGTTGTTGAAAATGTAAGTATGGATAGAAAAGGACATCACGAAAATATCATATCTGCTGTTACTGAAGGAGCTGTGAATGGTATTCAAGCTGTTATTGCAATAGCTGCATCACTTGTAGCTTTCATATCTATCGTTTCTCTAATAAATGGTATTTTAGGTACTTTTGGAATGAGTCTTGAAAGAATCTTTTCATATATATTCTCTCCATTTGGATTTTTTATGGGATTAGATGGTGAAAATATATTCTATGCTGGAGAGTTACTAGGATTCAAATTAGTATTAAATGAGTTCGTAGCCTTCCAAAACTTAGGACAACATATAGCCTCTTTAGATTATAGAACTGGTCTTATGTTAAGTATTGCAATGGCTGGATTTGCTAACTTCTCTAGTATGGGAATCTGTATCTCTGGTATCTCAATACTTTGTCCTGAAAAAAGACCTGTACTTGCTAGACTTGCTTTCAAAGCTATGATAGGTGGTTTTGCTGTAAGTATTTTAAGTGCAATGGTTGTAGGATTTATTACAATTATTTAA
- the cdd gene encoding cytidine deaminase: MQKIFEDYKDILDKAFEVMEKAYAPYSKYHVGACIKTTDGKYHVGANIENASYGLTNCAERSALFHVYSLGYREDDIESMAVVTRGNTLGSPCGACRQVMVELLKNDTPVVIANTSSQAIITNIAELLPFSFTSEDLK, translated from the coding sequence ATGCAAAAAATATTTGAAGATTATAAAGATATTTTAGATAAAGCTTTTGAAGTTATGGAAAAAGCTTATGCACCATACTCTAAATATCACGTTGGAGCATGTATAAAAACTACTGATGGAAAGTATCATGTTGGGGCTAATATAGAAAATGCTTCCTATGGACTTACTAACTGTGCTGAGAGAAGTGCTTTATTTCATGTATATTCTTTAGGATATAGAGAAGATGATATTGAATCTATGGCTGTTGTAACTAGAGGAAATACCCTTGGAAGCCCTTGTGGAGCTTGTAGACAAGTTATGGTAGAACTTTTAAAAAATGATACTCCGGTAGTAATTGCTAATACTAGCTCTCAAGCTATAATTACAAATATAGCTGAACTTTTACCTTTTTCTTTTACAAGTGAAGATTTAAAATAA
- the deoD gene encoding purine-nucleoside phosphorylase translates to MTPHNNAKIGEIAKNVLMPGDPLRAKFIAETFLDNIKLVNSVRNMLAYTGTYKGKEITVMASGMGMPSIGIYSYELFNVYGVENIVRVGSSGSYVDKLDVYDVVLADSAWSESTFARTQNGYESDTVYPDKELNEKIIATAKRLGIPLHVEKIHSSDVFYAESNVDGYKEHFAKHGCTCVEMESFALFHNAKVLGKKAACLLTISDSFTSHKVTTPEERQTAFTKMMEIALETFVD, encoded by the coding sequence ATGACACCACACAATAATGCTAAAATAGGAGAGATTGCTAAAAACGTTTTAATGCCTGGTGACCCTTTAAGAGCTAAATTTATAGCTGAAACATTTTTAGATAATATAAAGTTAGTTAACTCTGTAAGAAATATGCTTGCTTATACAGGAACTTACAAAGGAAAAGAGATTACAGTAATGGCTTCTGGAATGGGAATGCCATCAATCGGAATCTACTCTTATGAGCTGTTCAATGTATATGGAGTTGAAAATATTGTTCGTGTTGGATCTTCTGGATCTTATGTAGATAAATTAGATGTTTATGATGTTGTTCTTGCTGATTCAGCATGGAGTGAATCAACATTTGCACGTACTCAAAATGGTTATGAAAGCGACACTGTATACCCTGATAAAGAGTTAAATGAAAAAATTATAGCTACTGCAAAAAGATTAGGAATCCCTTTACATGTAGAAAAAATTCACTCAAGTGATGTATTCTATGCTGAGTCAAATGTTGATGGATATAAAGAACATTTTGCTAAACATGGTTGTACTTGTGTAGAGATGGAAAGCTTCGCATTATTCCATAATGCAAAAGTTTTAGGTAAAAAAGCAGCTTGTCTTTTAACTATATCTGACTCTTTTACTTCACATAAAGTTACTACTCCAGAAGAGAGACAAACAGCCTTTACTAAAATGATGGAGATAGCTTTAGAAACTTTCGTTGACTAA
- a CDS encoding phosphopentomutase: MKRYKRVFTIVLDSLGIGAMKDSEKFGDVGVDTLGNIAKSVSALHIPNLQKLGLANLHPIDNVDSISNPLGYFAALNETSVGKDTMTGHWEMMGLNIQTPFKTFTDTGFPKELIDELEKRCGRKVVGNKSASGTEILDEYGEHEIATGDMIVYTSADSVLQICGHEKYMGLDNLYKYCEIARELTMKDEWKVGRIIARPYVGEKKGEFKRTSNRHDYALKPFGKTALDSLKEAGFSVISVGKINDIFDGEGITETHKSKSSVHGMEQTIELAEKDFTGLCFVNLVDFDALWGHRRNPQGYAEELEKFDKNLGVLLSKLKDDDLLILTADHGNDPTYIGTDHTREKVPFIAYSPSFNKNGNLGEFDTFAVIGATIVDNFELNMPTNTIGYSILDKLN, encoded by the coding sequence ATGAAAAGATATAAAAGAGTTTTCACAATAGTACTTGATTCTTTAGGGATTGGAGCTATGAAAGATTCTGAAAAATTTGGAGATGTTGGGGTTGATACTCTTGGAAACATAGCAAAGTCTGTTTCTGCTCTTCATATTCCAAACCTTCAGAAATTAGGACTTGCTAATTTACATCCAATTGATAATGTAGATTCTATATCTAATCCTTTAGGATATTTTGCTGCTCTAAATGAAACTAGTGTTGGAAAAGATACTATGACAGGACACTGGGAGATGATGGGATTAAATATCCAAACTCCTTTTAAAACTTTTACAGATACAGGATTTCCAAAAGAATTAATTGATGAATTGGAAAAAAGATGTGGTCGTAAAGTAGTTGGAAATAAATCAGCTAGTGGAACTGAAATTCTAGATGAGTATGGAGAACATGAAATAGCTACTGGTGATATGATAGTCTATACTAGTGCTGATTCTGTTTTACAAATTTGTGGACACGAAAAATATATGGGACTTGATAACCTTTATAAATATTGTGAAATAGCTAGAGAACTTACTATGAAAGATGAATGGAAAGTGGGAAGAATCATAGCTAGACCATATGTTGGAGAGAAAAAAGGTGAATTTAAAAGAACTAGTAACAGGCACGACTATGCTCTTAAACCTTTTGGTAAAACAGCTCTTGATTCTTTAAAAGAAGCTGGTTTCTCTGTAATCTCAGTAGGAAAAATTAATGATATATTTGATGGTGAGGGTATCACTGAAACTCATAAGTCTAAAAGTTCTGTACATGGAATGGAACAAACTATTGAGTTAGCTGAAAAAGATTTTACAGGTCTTTGTTTTGTAAACTTAGTAGATTTTGATGCCTTATGGGGACATAGAAGAAATCCACAAGGTTATGCTGAGGAATTGGAAAAATTTGATAAAAATCTAGGAGTTCTTCTTTCTAAATTAAAAGATGACGACCTTTTAATCCTAACAGCTGATCACGGAAATGACCCTACTTACATTGGAACTGACCATACTAGAGAGAAAGTTCCATTCATAGCTTACTCTCCATCTTTTAATAAAAATGGAAATCTTGGAGAATTCGATACTTTTGCAGTAATTGGAGCTACAATAGTGGATAACTTCGAATTAAATATGCCAACAAATACTATTGGGTACTCAATATTAGACAAATTAAATTAA
- the deoC gene encoding deoxyribose-phosphate aldolase has translation MDRKKILNAVDHTLLTQSATWEDIKQILDDGIKYEVASACIPASYVKKAKEYVDGKLAICTVIGFPNGYSTTAVKVFETEDAIKNGADEIDMVINIGDVKNRDYQSILNEIKTIHKACNGKILKVIIETCLLTEEEKIKMCEIVTQSGAEYIKTSTGFSTGGATFDDIALMKKYVGKDVKIKAAGGISSLEDAAKFMELGADRLGTSRIVKIIKGENAENMY, from the coding sequence ATGGATAGAAAAAAAATATTAAATGCTGTTGATCATACACTACTAACTCAAAGTGCTACTTGGGAAGATATTAAGCAAATTCTTGATGATGGAATTAAATATGAAGTGGCTTCTGCTTGTATTCCTGCTTCATATGTAAAAAAAGCTAAAGAATATGTAGATGGTAAATTAGCTATTTGTACAGTAATTGGATTCCCTAATGGGTACTCTACAACTGCTGTAAAAGTTTTTGAAACAGAGGATGCTATAAAAAATGGTGCTGATGAAATAGATATGGTTATCAATATTGGAGATGTAAAAAATAGAGATTACCAATCTATACTAAACGAGATAAAAACTATTCACAAAGCTTGTAATGGTAAGATATTGAAAGTAATTATTGAAACTTGTCTTTTAACTGAAGAGGAAAAAATTAAAATGTGTGAAATAGTTACTCAATCTGGTGCTGAATATATTAAAACTTCTACTGGATTTTCAACTGGTGGAGCTACTTTTGATGATATAGCATTAATGAAAAAATATGTTGGAAAAGATGTAAAAATAAAAGCTGCTGGAGGAATATCATCTTTAGAAGATGCAGCTAAATTTATGGAACTGGGTGCTGATAGATTAGGAACTAGTAGAATAGTTAAAATTATAAAAGGTGAAAACGCTGAAAATATGTACTAA
- the disA gene encoding DNA integrity scanning diadenylate cyclase DisA — protein MDSKKLEEMLSFVIPGTALREGLNNILEAGLGALIVVGYDENVEKISDGGFYLACDFTPERVYELAKMDGAIILDDECKKIMYANVHLQPDRKYTSTESGTRHRTAQRTGQQTEKLVIAVSERRNVITLYKENIRYRLKDIGSIGNEASQAIKTMERYKSVLDRALANLTILELENTVTLYDVATALQRFEMLRRIGDEVNSCVVELGVEGRLLNLQFQDLNQDIEEDEYDLIRDYIEDGIDYKEVRERMKSLDDEELLQLENFSHALGYGKSYSLLDNEVSPKGYRLLGRISKLTKKDIEKLIGKYNGISKLQDVPDEELSDMKISKVKIKALKSGLKRLKLTVELEKV, from the coding sequence ATGGACAGTAAAAAACTAGAGGAGATGCTGTCATTTGTAATACCAGGTACTGCTTTAAGAGAGGGATTGAATAATATACTTGAAGCTGGTCTGGGAGCTTTGATAGTAGTTGGTTATGATGAAAATGTAGAAAAAATATCAGATGGGGGATTTTATTTAGCATGTGATTTTACACCAGAAAGAGTGTATGAATTAGCTAAGATGGATGGGGCTATTATTCTAGATGATGAATGTAAAAAAATAATGTATGCAAATGTACATTTACAACCAGATAGAAAATATACATCTACAGAGAGTGGAACAAGACATAGAACAGCTCAAAGAACAGGACAACAAACAGAGAAATTAGTAATAGCAGTTTCTGAGAGAAGAAATGTTATCACTTTGTATAAGGAAAATATAAGATATAGATTAAAAGATATAGGTTCAATAGGAAATGAAGCTTCTCAAGCTATAAAAACAATGGAGAGATATAAATCTGTATTAGATAGAGCATTGGCAAATTTAACAATTTTGGAACTAGAAAATACAGTGACACTATATGATGTAGCTACAGCACTTCAAAGATTTGAAATGCTTAGAAGAATTGGAGATGAAGTAAATAGTTGTGTAGTTGAATTAGGAGTAGAGGGAAGATTATTGAATCTTCAATTTCAAGATTTAAATCAAGATATAGAAGAAGATGAGTATGATTTAATAAGAGACTATATAGAAGATGGAATAGATTATAAAGAAGTAAGAGAAAGAATGAAAAGTTTAGATGATGAAGAGTTACTTCAATTGGAAAATTTTTCACATGCTCTTGGCTATGGGAAAAGTTATAGTTTATTAGATAATGAAGTTAGTCCAAAAGGATATAGACTTTTAGGAAGAATAAGTAAACTTACTAAAAAGGATATTGAAAAATTAATAGGAAAATATAATGGAATATCAAAACTTCAAGATGTTCCTGATGAAGAGCTTTCAGATATGAAGATTAGCAAAGTAAAAATAAAAGCTCTTAAAAGTGGGTTAAAAAGGTTAAAGTTAACAGTTGAATTAGAGAAAGTATAA
- the radA gene encoding DNA repair protein RadA: protein MAKTKSFYVCSECGYKASKWAGKCPQCGSWGSFEEELEVSSSVGAPIVSSVTSIRETSEKVFSFDEVITEESDRYKTRIGEFDRVLGGGLLCGEVVLITGNPGIGKSTLLLQVANEYTAYGDVIYISGEESPAQVKNRGERLKIKSKNLFLMSETDISKIYEYLISKKPKVVIVDSIQTLYNSIVDSIPGTPTQIRECTLKIIELAKKYGISFFIVGHITKDGKVAGPKLLEHMVDAVFNFEGEEGLFYRILRSTKNRFGSTNELAVFSMEEDGMKEIKNSSEYFLSEREEKNIGSMVVPVLEGTKVFLLEIQTLLTDVTIGIPKRIVQGFDRNRIQILTAIAEKKMYMSLAMKDIFVNIPGGLNIEDPAADLAVLISMLSIYKGVEISQKIAAIGELGLRGEIRKVFFIDKRLRELEKLGFKGVYIPEANRKEIEKNNYNLKLIYLKNLEELLERMNKDGQ from the coding sequence ATGGCAAAAACGAAGAGCTTTTATGTATGTAGTGAATGTGGATATAAGGCTAGTAAATGGGCTGGAAAGTGTCCACAATGTGGTAGTTGGGGAAGTTTTGAAGAGGAGTTAGAAGTATCTTCTTCAGTGGGAGCTCCTATAGTATCATCAGTTACTTCTATAAGAGAGACTTCAGAAAAAGTATTTTCTTTTGATGAGGTAATAACAGAAGAGAGTGATAGATATAAGACTAGAATAGGAGAGTTTGATAGAGTATTAGGTGGAGGATTACTGTGTGGAGAAGTGGTACTAATAACTGGTAATCCTGGAATAGGGAAATCAACTTTACTGTTACAAGTAGCAAATGAGTATACTGCATATGGAGATGTAATCTATATATCAGGAGAGGAATCTCCAGCTCAAGTTAAAAACAGAGGAGAAAGATTAAAGATAAAGAGTAAAAATCTTTTTTTAATGTCGGAAACAGATATCTCAAAAATTTATGAATATTTAATATCAAAAAAGCCAAAAGTTGTTATTGTAGATTCTATACAAACATTGTATAATTCTATTGTGGATTCAATACCAGGAACTCCGACTCAAATAAGAGAGTGTACATTAAAAATTATAGAATTAGCTAAAAAATATGGAATATCATTTTTTATAGTTGGACATATAACAAAAGATGGAAAAGTGGCAGGACCAAAATTACTAGAACATATGGTAGATGCTGTATTTAACTTTGAAGGAGAAGAGGGACTCTTTTACAGAATTTTAAGAAGTACTAAAAATAGATTTGGTTCAACTAATGAATTAGCAGTATTTAGTATGGAAGAGGATGGAATGAAAGAGATTAAAAACTCTTCAGAATATTTTTTAAGTGAAAGAGAAGAAAAAAATATAGGGAGCATGGTTGTTCCTGTTTTAGAAGGAACAAAAGTTTTTTTGCTAGAGATACAAACTCTTCTTACTGATGTAACAATAGGTATTCCTAAAAGAATTGTACAGGGATTTGATAGAAACAGAATTCAAATTCTTACGGCAATTGCTGAAAAGAAGATGTATATGAGTTTAGCTATGAAGGATATTTTTGTAAATATTCCAGGAGGTCTTAATATAGAGGACCCAGCAGCTGATTTAGCAGTACTTATTTCAATGTTATCAATTTATAAAGGAGTTGAAATTAGTCAAAAAATTGCAGCTATTGGAGAATTGGGACTAAGAGGAGAGATTAGAAAAGTATTTTTTATTGATAAAAGGCTTAGAGAGTTAGAGAAATTAGGGTTTAAGGGTGTTTATATTCCAGAGGCTAATAGAAAAGAGATAGAAAAAAATAATTATAATTTAAAATTAATATATTTAAAAAATTTAGAAGAACTTTTGGAGAGGATGAATAAGGATGGACAGTAA